From a single Apostichopus japonicus isolate 1M-3 chromosome 12, ASM3797524v1, whole genome shotgun sequence genomic region:
- the LOC139976856 gene encoding fucolectin-1-like, with the protein MMMDLINTRTFAVILSCLLVGASAQTCDDGQFTSVTLCTHNVAAGKETTQLSTYNQDGKSENAVNENTSGYWTTRSCTGTLWSTNPWWSVDLGASYQVGSIQIYNRVDGNLGERLLGAQVLAGTAADPLDNEVIGTIGSTEILDNPIVFTLDKTVTDVSVRLPGDNKLLTLCEVEVYGVPL; encoded by the exons ATGATGATGGACCTTATCAATACCAGAACATTTGCAGTGATATTGTCTTGTCTGCTTGTCGGAGCATCCG CACAAACGTGTGACGATGGCCAATTTACTAGCGTGACATTATGTACACATAATG TTGCCGCAGGAAAAGAAACAACACAACTCTCCACATACAACCAAGACGGGAAATCAGAAAATGCTGTCAACGAAAACACCAGCGGATATTGGACAACTCGAAGCTGTACAGGAACAT TGTGGTCAACTAATCCATGGTGGAGTGTTGATCTTGGTGCATCTTATCAAGTGGGAAGTATCCAAATATATAACCGTGTTGATGGAAATTTGG GTGAGAGACTTCTTGGGGCTCAAGTCTTAGCTGGCACTGCAGCTGATCCGCTAGACAACGAAGTCATAGGTACCATAGGTTCCACGGAAATACTTGACAATCCCATTGTGTTTACATTGGACAAGACTGTGACGGATGTATCAGTGCGTCTGCCAGGAGACAATAAACTCCTTACCCTGTGTGAAGTGGAAGTATATGGTGTTCCTCTCTAA